In Gammaproteobacteria bacterium, the following proteins share a genomic window:
- the mmsB gene encoding 3-hydroxyisobutyrate dehydrogenase, with translation MTRIAFVGLGNMGGPMAENLIKNGHSLTVYDLNHAAVEKLVDLGAKSADTAKSAITNAQVVISMLPNGSIVKSLYTGKTGLVNHLSKDVLVIDSSTIAADDARTVAQACKSKGISMIDAPVSGGTAAAQAGTLTFICGGEKEDYEKAKPILQCMGKNIFHAGSSGAGQVAKICNNMLLAIHMIGTSEALNMGVKQGLKADVLSQIMKASSGNNWSLQVYNPFPDVMPNVPSSNDYQGGFMVNLMSKDLGLAQELASNHSPIPLGSAAAQLYELHKYNGAGMKDFSSILQMLQDKS, from the coding sequence ATGACCAGAATCGCTTTTGTCGGACTTGGAAATATGGGCGGTCCGATGGCTGAAAACCTTATTAAAAACGGACATTCATTAACAGTTTACGACTTAAATCATGCCGCTGTGGAAAAACTGGTTGATTTAGGTGCGAAATCAGCTGATACCGCAAAATCCGCTATCACCAATGCACAAGTTGTTATTTCAATGCTACCAAACGGCTCAATTGTTAAATCACTTTATACCGGAAAAACCGGTTTGGTGAATCATTTGTCAAAAGATGTGCTGGTGATTGATAGTTCCACTATTGCTGCGGATGATGCCAGAACCGTTGCTCAGGCCTGTAAATCCAAAGGAATCAGCATGATTGATGCTCCGGTTTCCGGAGGAACTGCCGCAGCACAAGCAGGGACTCTGACGTTTATCTGTGGTGGTGAAAAAGAGGATTACGAAAAAGCGAAGCCAATTCTACAATGCATGGGTAAAAACATCTTCCACGCTGGAAGTTCAGGAGCAGGGCAGGTCGCCAAGATTTGTAATAATATGCTTTTAGCAATTCACATGATAGGAACTTCTGAAGCTCTGAATATGGGTGTTAAACAAGGTCTGAAAGCCGATGTTTTATCACAAATTATGAAAGCCAGTTCCGGTAATAATTGGTCACTTCAAGTTTATAATCCATTTCCGGATGTAATGCCGAATGTACCATCCAGCAATGATTATCAAGGCGGTTTTATGGTTAATCTAATGAGTAAAGACTTAGGCTTGGCTCAAGAACTTGCCAGTAACCACAGCCCGATTCCTTTAGGCTCAGCTGCTGCACAATTGTATGAATTGCATAAATACAACGGTGCAGGGATGAAGGATTTTTCCAGTATTTTACAAATGTTGCAGGATAAAAGTTAA
- a CDS encoding helix-hairpin-helix domain-containing protein, translated as MTKLIALQSQDTEKALAKSRKKSLLEGIDGIGEKRRNLLLQHFGGLQGLKKAGVDEMAQLNGISREIAQRLYEHLH; from the coding sequence GTGACGAAGCTCATCGCTTTGCAATCACAGGACACCGAAAAAGCATTAGCAAAATCTCGTAAAAAATCATTACTGGAAGGGATAGATGGTATCGGTGAAAAGCGTAGAAATTTGTTACTGCAACATTTTGGTGGTCTTCAAGGATTGAAAAAAGCCGGTGTGGATGAGATGGCTCAATTAAATGGAATTAGTCGTGAAATTGCACAACGATTATATGAACATTTACATTAG
- a CDS encoding UvrB/UvrC motif-containing protein: protein MNELVEEMQVKSTHMEFEKAAEIRDQIKELKIIQSQQVVESSNSMNLDIFSITSELGIFIVTMSAVRGGLLLGHKNFFPKTPKQESTDEVLQAFISQYYQDKPIPGTIVINIKLSEKKWLETALSQVSQSSVQIISTPRGDKKKMLELNITNMNNALELHISKKANWQHKWQMWVKQLQLKNPPNRVECFDISHVFGEQTRASCVVFDMNGAKKNMYRNYKNIRHHQR, encoded by the coding sequence ATCAATGAGTTAGTTGAAGAAATGCAAGTAAAATCGACTCATATGGAGTTTGAAAAAGCCGCTGAAATTCGTGATCAGATTAAGGAACTTAAAATCATCCAATCACAACAGGTTGTTGAAAGTTCCAACAGTATGAATCTGGATATTTTTAGCATTACCAGCGAGTTAGGAATATTTATTGTCACTATGTCGGCGGTTCGTGGTGGTTTGCTACTCGGCCACAAAAATTTCTTTCCAAAAACGCCAAAACAAGAAAGCACGGATGAAGTCTTACAGGCTTTTATTTCTCAGTATTATCAGGACAAGCCGATTCCCGGCACAATCGTAATCAATATCAAATTGTCCGAAAAAAAATGGTTGGAAACAGCTCTTTCACAAGTTTCGCAATCCAGTGTGCAAATTATTTCCACTCCTCGTGGTGATAAAAAGAAAATGCTGGAACTCAATATCACCAATATGAATAATGCCTTGGAATTGCATATTTCCAAGAAAGCCAACTGGCAACATAAATGGCAAATGTGGGTGAAACAGTTACAGCTCAAAAATCCACCAAACAGAGTCGAATGTTTTGATATTTCGCATGTTTTTGGTGAGCAAACCAGAGCTTCATGTGTTGTTTTTGACATGAATGGTGCCAAAAAAAACATGTACCGGAATTATAAAAATATCCGACATCACCAAAGGTGA